Within Claveliimonas bilis, the genomic segment TGTCAGCTCATCCAGGAACAGAACTCCCTTATCTGCCATAGTGATTTCTCCAGGCACAGGATACTGGCCGCCTCCGATCAGCGCCGCCTTTGTCACTGTATGATGCACCTCCCGAAAAGGTCGCTTTGTTATAAGCGGGAACTCATTTTGCAAAAGTCCCTGTACGCTGTATATTTTCGTCAGCTCAATGCTCTCTTTTTCGGTCAGAGGGGGAAGTATGGTAGAAACGCGGCTTGCGATCATAGATTTTCCGCTTCCCGGCGGTCCGATCATCAAAAGATTATGCCCGCCGCTTACTGCAATTTCTGCTGCACGCTTTACACCTTTTTGCCCTTTTACATCTGCAAAATCCAGGGAAGATTCCTTCTCTGTCCTTTCTGCAGTTATTTTGCTTCTCCTACTCTTTTGGGGCACAATACCGCCGGACAGTGTTTCCCACAATTCTCGGAGCGTCCGGAATGCATAAATGCGGATCCCGTCTACTAAAGCTGCTTCCTCTCTGTTTTCTACAGGAATCAGGCACATCTTCATCCCCTGTTCTCTCGCTTCCCACACAATAGGAAGCACTCCCGCCACCTGACGGATAGAACCGTCAAGCCCCAGCTCTCCTACAACAACTGCAGATTCCAGTACCGAGATGGGAATTTCCCCCAGAGACACCAGGATAGACAGTGCGATTGCAAGATCAAAAGAAGAACCTCTCTTTCTTATATTTCCGGGAGACAGATTGATCACCGTTCTTTTGGGCGGAAAAGTAATGCCGGAATTTCGGATAGCTGTCCTTACTCTTTCTCCGGCTTCCTTCACCTCTGCCGCAAGGTACCCCACCATATGAAACATGGGGAGTCCGGTGCTTAGATCTGCCTCCACCTGTACAAATTTTACTTCAAGTCCCTGGAGAGCTGCGGAATATACCGTACCTACACTCATCATATTCCTCCTTTTTCATTTGACATGTGAGATTGTTTCCTCAGGCAGACTGCCTGAATTGAAATTGATCGAAACAGAACTTTTTGATCATTTATGTTACCTTTTATAGTCCACATAATATATTATTTACGTAAACTTGTCAACTCAAATTCCCATGTTGCTGTTTTCTTGGACAAAAGAGATATTTGCACATGGAAAAGCACGAATCAGCCTGTTTTCACATAGACTGTAATTAACTACGCTAAGAGGTGCTTCTATTGAAATCCTTTCCTTCTCCTCTAACAGCCGCTGAAGAGCAATACTACCTGCAGAAATATACGGAAGGAGACCTGGAAGCCAAACACATCCTTATCGAGAGAAACCTGCGCCTGGTCGCGCACATCGTCCGCAAATACCAGACTGCAGATGAGGACACAGAAGATCTTCTCTCCATCGGCACCATCGGGCTGATCAAAGCGGTCGTTACTTTCAATCCTGACAAATCTGTACGCCTCGGAACTTATGCGGCAAGGTGTATCGAAAATGAAATTTTGATGTATTTAAGAACGAAGAAAAAATCTTCAAAAGAAATCTCTCTCTATGAACCCATCGGAACAGATCGGGAGGGCAATGAAATCCAGCTTTTTGACATCATTGAATCACAAAATGATGATGCCCATGAGAAAGTTATGCTGGGAGACGATATCCGGCTTCTGTACTCCAAAGTGGAATCCGTCCTCTCTCCACGGGAACGTCTGGTCCTGAAAATGAGATATGGTTTATATAACGAAGAAGAATACACACAGCGGGAGATTGCCAGACAGCTTGGTATCTCTCGTTCTTACGTTTCCAGAATCGAAAAGAGTGCAATAGAAAAGCTGCGGGCCTATTTTTGATCTGCCCGCAGCTTCCTGCACTTTATTCTATTTCTTTTCTTCTTAAAATATCATACCGATCCGCTTTTTCTCCCAGATCCACATACAGAACCTGCTTCGGATGAGGCGCGCTCTCCTGTTCGTTTCCATCTTCATCAAGAATCCTCTTCACCTTTACCTCTGCATTTGTTCCGTCCGGCTTCATGATCTCAATCTGTTCCCCCACAGAAAATTTATTTCTCTGTTCGATCCGGTACAATCCGTCCTTTTCTTCTCCTATGATTCCAAGATAGGTATAATCTTTTGCGTAAGTATTGTTGTCATATATCTGGCTTGTCTCATCCGGTTTTCCAAAATAAAATCCCGTGGTAAACTGCCGGTATGTACAGCCTATGATCTGTTCCAGATACCAGGGCATATTTTTCCGATAAAGCTCCGGATCTTTCTGGTAGTCGTCAATAGCCCGGCGGTATGTTCTTGCCACTGTAGCTACATAGAGGGCTGTTTTCATGCGCCCTTCAATTTTCAGACTGTCTATACCGGCGTCGATCAATTCCGGGATATGCTCGATCATGCACAGATCCTTGGAGTTAAAGATAAACGTACCTCTTTCATTTTCATAAACCGGCATATATTCG encodes:
- a CDS encoding YifB family Mg chelatase-like AAA ATPase, whose translation is MSVGTVYSAALQGLEVKFVQVEADLSTGLPMFHMVGYLAAEVKEAGERVRTAIRNSGITFPPKRTVINLSPGNIRKRGSSFDLAIALSILVSLGEIPISVLESAVVVGELGLDGSIRQVAGVLPIVWEAREQGMKMCLIPVENREEAALVDGIRIYAFRTLRELWETLSGGIVPQKSRRSKITAERTEKESSLDFADVKGQKGVKRAAEIAVSGGHNLLMIGPPGSGKSMIASRVSTILPPLTEKESIELTKIYSVQGLLQNEFPLITKRPFREVHHTVTKAALIGGGQYPVPGEITMADKGVLFLDELTEFARPVLEVLRQPLEEKRIRLVRKQGVYIFPADFMLVAAMNPCPCGYYPDLSRCSCTSGQIQQYLGKISQPLLSRIDLCIDSPGLDYGTLKSSSKEESSAEIRARVCEARERQRRRYKEEDFLVNALIPASRISLYCSLGAEEERVIKEAFTRIGLTARTYHKTLKVARTIADLAGQEKIGVRHLREAIAYRMPDQRYWGNLK
- the sigK gene encoding RNA polymerase sporulation sigma factor SigK — its product is MKSFPSPLTAAEEQYYLQKYTEGDLEAKHILIERNLRLVAHIVRKYQTADEDTEDLLSIGTIGLIKAVVTFNPDKSVRLGTYAARCIENEILMYLRTKKKSSKEISLYEPIGTDREGNEIQLFDIIESQNDDAHEKVMLGDDIRLLYSKVESVLSPRERLVLKMRYGLYNEEEYTQREIARQLGISRSYVSRIEKSAIEKLRAYF